One Xenopus tropicalis strain Nigerian chromosome 8, UCB_Xtro_10.0, whole genome shotgun sequence genomic window carries:
- the uba1 gene encoding ubiquitin-like modifier-activating enzyme 1 codes for MSSSPLSKKRRVSGSETKTGSNCSSSNSVSTDQTAPANGMARNGNSAEIDEGLYSRQLYVLGHDAMKRMQNSNVLISGMSGLGVEIAKNIILGGVKSVTIHDQGNTEWADLSSQFYLREGDVGKNRAEVSHPRLAELNTYVPVSSSTGPLTEDFLSAFQLVILTAATMEEQLRVGDFCHSHDIKFIVADTRGLFGQLFCDFGKEMVVMDPNGEQPLSAMISMITKDNPGVVTCLDEARHGFETGDFVTFTEVRGMTELNGCEPVEIKVLGPYTFSICDTSRFSDYVRGGIVAQVKMPKKISFKPLRESLQEPDFLVTDFAKFDHPAQLHLGFQGLHEFRKKHGHLPKAHNEADAQEVLALTQTLNEGAPGAVKQEEVKESLIKQLAYQARGNLAPINAFIGGLAAQEAMKACSGKFMPIMQWLYFDALECLPEENADATLTEENCSPKNSRYDGQIAVFGSTFQEQLGKQKYFLVGAGAIGCELLKNFAMIGLAAGEGGEITVTDMDTIEKSNLNRQFLFRPWDVTKMKSETAAAAVKQMNPNLRVTAHQNRVGTETEKVYDDDFFEALDGVANALDNIDARMYMDRRCVYYRKPLLESGTLGTKGNVQVVIPFLTESYSSSQDPPEKSIPICTLKNFPNAIEHTLQWARDEFEGLFKQPAENVNQYLTDPKFMERTLKLPGSQPLEVVEAVYKSLVTERPKSWADCVTWACKHWHIQYSNNIRQLLHNFPPDQLTSAGVPFWSGPKRCPHPLTFSGSTGLHVDYIMAAANLFALSYGIGGSKDRGAVVEILRGVKVPEFTPKSGVKIHVSDQEIQNAHASLDDTRLEELKHTLPTPESLASFKMFPIDFEKDDDTNFHMDFIVAASNLRAENYDIPPADRHKSKLIAGKIIPAIATTTGAVVGLVCLELYKIIQGHRKLESFKNGFMNLALPFFGFSEPIAAPKHKYYDNEWTLWDRFEVKGVQSNGDEMTLKQFLDYFKEEHKLEITMLSQGVSMLYSFFMPAAKLKERLEQPMTDIVTKVSKKKIGKHVKALVFELCCNDESDEDVEVPYVRYTIR; via the exons GACTGCGCCGGCCAAC GGGATGGCTCGGAACGGGAATTCTGCTGAGATAGACGAGGGTCTCTACTCGAGGCAGCT CTACGTCCTGGGGCACGATGCCATGAAGCGTATGCAGAACTCCAACGTCCTCATCTCCGGCATGAGTGGCCTCGGTGTGGAGATCGCTAAGAATATCATACTGGGCGGGGTCAAGTCCGTCACTATCCACGACCAGGGGAACACCGAGTGGGCCGACCTTTCCTCCCAG TTCTACCTGCGGGAAGGTGATGTTGGAAAGAACAGAGCGGAGGTGTCGCACCCACGACTGGCAGAGCTGAACACCTACGTGCCTGTGTCTTCATCCACTGGCCCCCTGACTGAGGACTTCCTCTCTGCCTTCCAG CTGGTCATTCTCACCGCCGCTACCATGGAGGAGCAGCTCCGCGTCGGAGACTTCTGTCACAGCCATGACATCAAGTTTATTGTCGCCGACACTAGGGGTCTGTTTGG GCAGCTCTTCTGTGACTTTGGGAAGGAGATGGTGGTGATGGACCCCAACGGGGAGCAGCCGCTCAGCGCCATGATATCGATGATCACTAAG GATAACCCCGGGGTGGTGACCTGTTTGGATGAGGCTCGGCACGGCTTTGAGACTGGCGACTTTGTCACGTTTACTGAGGTGCGCGGCATGACGGAGCTGAACGGCTGCGAGCCGGTGGAGATCAAGGTTCTGG GCCCCTACACCTTCAGTATATGTGACACCAGCCGCTTCTCCGACTACGTCCGCGGGGGCATCGTCGCTCAGGTCAAGATGCCCAAGAAGATCAGCTTT AAACCCCTGCGGGAATCGCTGCAGGAGCCAGACTTCCTGGTCACGGATTTCGCCAAGTTCGATCACCCCGCGCAGTTGCACCTCGGCTTCCAGGGGCTTCATGAGTTCCGCAAGAAACACGGGCACCTCCCTAAGGCCCACAATGAG gctgatgccCAGGAGGTGCTGGCACTCACACAGACCCTTAATGAGGGTGCCCCTGGCGCTGTGAAGCAGGAGGAGGTGAAGGAAAGCCTCATCAAGCAGCTGGCATACCAGGCCCGGGGCAACCTTGCGCCCATCAATGCCTTTATTGGGGGTCTGGCTGCCCAGGAAGCAATGAAG GCCTGCTCTGGCAAGTTCATGCCCATCATGCAGTGGTTGTACTTCGATGCCCTGGAGTGCCTGCCTGAGGAGAATGCCGATGCCACCCTAACGGAGGAGAACTGCAGCCCA AAGAACAGCCGCTACGATGGGCAGATTGCGGTGTTTGGCTCCACCTTCCAGGAGCAGCTGGGCAAGCAGAAATATTTCCTG GTTGGTGCCGGCGCCATTGGCTGTGAGCTGCTAAAGAACTTTGCTATGATTGGCTTGGCAGCAGGAGAAGGCGGGGAAATCACTGTGACGGACATGGACACTATAGAGAAATCCAACCTGAATCGCCAGTTCCTGTTTAGGCCTTGGGATGTCACG AAAATGAAATCGGAGACGGCGGCAGCAGCCGTGAAGCAGATGAATCCCAACCTGCGTGTTACTGCGCACCAGAACCGCGTGGGCACCGAGACCGAGAAGGTGTATGACGACGACTTCTTCGAAGCTCTGGATGGTGTGGCCAATGCGCTAGATAATATTGATGCCA GGATGTATATGGACCGGCGCTGTGTGTATTACCGGAAGCCTCTCCTGGAGTCGGGCACACTGGGCACAAAGGGGAACGTTCAGGTGGTCATCCCCTTCCTGACCGAGTCCTACAGCTCCAGCCAGGACCCCCCTGAGAAATCCATCCCCATCTGTACCCTGAAAAACTTCCCCAATGCCATCGAGCACACGTtgcag TGGGCCCGGGATGAGTTTGAGGGGCTCTTCAAACAACCGGCTGAAAACGTCAACCAGTATTTAAC AGACCCCAAGTTCATGGAGCGCACGCTGAAGCTGCCGGGGTCGCAGCCGCTGGAGGTGGTGGAGGCGGTGTATAAGAGCCTGGTGACGGAGCGGCCCAAGAGCTGGGCAGACTGTGTGACGTGGGCCTGTAAGCACTGGCACATTCAGTACTCCAACAATATCCGACAGTTACTGCACAACTTCCCTCCCGATCAG CTGACCTCTGCGGGGGTTCCCTTCTGGTCCGGTCCCAAGagatgtccccacccactgacatTTAGCGGAAGCACT GGGCTGCACGTGGATTACATCATGGCGGCCGCTAACTTGTTCGCGTTGTCGTACGGAATCGGCGGCTCCAAAGACCGAGGCGCCGTGGTGGAAATCCTCCGAGGTGTAAAGGTGCCCGAATTCACCCCCAAATCTGGGGTCAAGATCCACGTGTCGGACCAGGAGATCCAAAATGCCCACGCCTCTCTGG ATGACACTCGCTTGGAGGAGCTCAAACACACCCTTCCCACCCCAGAGAGTCTCGCCAGCTTCAAAATGTTCCCAATTGACTTTGAAAAG GACGATGACACAAATTTCCACATGGATTTTATTGTCGCCGCTTCCAACCTACGGGCAGAGAACTACGACATCCCTCCCGCCGACCGGCACAAG aGCAAACTGATCGCGGGCAAAATCATTCCGGCCATTGCCACCACCACAGGGGCCGTAGTGGGGCTGGTCTGCCTGGAGCTGTACAAGATCATCCAGGGCCACAGGAAGCTGGAGTCCTTCAAAAATGGCTTCATGAACCTGGCGCTGCCCTTCTTTGGCTTCTCCGAGCCCATCGCTGCCCCCAAGCACAAG TACTATGACAACGAGTGGACGCTGTGGGACCGCTTTGAAGTGAAGGGAGTGCAGAGCAACGGGGACGAGATGACGCTCAAACAGTTCCTGGACTACTTTAAG GAGGAACACAAGCTGGAGATCACCATGTTGTCCCAGGGGGTGTCTATGCTCTACTCCTTCTTCATGCCGGCCGCCAAGCTGAAGGAGCGCCTGGAGCAGCC GATGACGGACATCGTGACGAAGGTGTCGAAGAAGAAGATCGGGAAGCACGTGAAGGCTCTGGTGTTCGAGCTCTGCTGTAACGATGAGAGCGACGAGGACGTGGAGGTTCCGTACGTGCGTTACACCATTCGCTga
- the rhoa.2 gene encoding ras homolog gene family, member A, gene 2 — MAAIRKKLVIVGDGACGKTCLLIMFSKDQFPEVYVPTVFENYVADIEVDSKQVELALWDTAGQEDYDRLRPLSYPDTDVILMCFSIDSPDSLENIPEKWTPEVKHFCPNVPIILVGNKKDLRNDEHTRRELAKMKQEPVRAEEGRDMANRISAFGYLECSAKTNDGVREVFEMATRAALQAKRGRKRNTCCLV; from the exons ATGGCAGCGATCAGGAAGAAGCTGGTGATTGTGGGGGACGGTGCGTGCGGGAAGACCTGCCTCCTCATCATGTTCAGTAAAGATCAGTTCCCGGAGGTTTACGTTCCCACCGTCTTCGAGAATTACGTGGCCGACATCGAGGTGGATTCCAAGCAG GTGGAGCTGGCGCTGTGGGACACGGCTGGGCAAGAGGATTACGATCGACTGCGCCCCCTCTCGTACCCCGATACCGACGTCATCCTCATGTGCTTCTCTATCGACAGCCCCGACAGCCTGG AGAACATCCCTGAGAAATGGACCCCGGAAGTGAAGCATTTCTGTCCCAACGTGCCCATCATCCTGGTGGGGAACAAGAAGGACCTGCGGAACGACGAGCACACCCGCCGGGAGTTGGCCAAGATGAAACAG GAGCCAGTgagagcagaggagggaagggacATGGCCAATCGGATCAGCGCCTTCGGCTACCTGGAGTGCTCGGCCAAGACCAACGACGGAGTGAGAGAAGTGTTTGAGATGGCGACGCGGGCGGCGCTGCAGGCCAAACGGGGGCGCAAGCGCAACACCTGCTGCTTAGTGTGA
- the LOC116406888 gene encoding nudix hydrolase 20, chloroplastic-like: protein MAAAGSWSERVLELVLRMNSLQGGGCVPFWVQGFRVGWALQGVAERLCRYPDVFTLAEGPGPAKLELSERLHSPEERTAAVQEVMADLQRQGAYPCLREWRDELYDVKRQFSDAPLLSMERAATPLLGVPRYGVHINGVQRRGSQTFMWIARRSMTKPTYPGQLDHLAAGGIAAGHGVWATLLKECTEEACIPESLAATAKPAGTVSYAYQQEGGIYIECQFVFDLEVPDSFQPKVGDGEVQEFYLWPLDQVREAIASDQFKPNCALVVLDFLLRNGHLDPDKETHYPALVQNLHRPL, encoded by the exons ATGGCGGCGGCGGGCAGCTGGTCGGAGCGGGTACTGGAGCTGGTGCTGCGGATGAACAGTCTGCAGGGGGGAG GCTGCGTGCCGTTCTGGGTGCAGGGGTTCCGCGTGGGCTGGGCGCTGCAGGGAGTGGCGGAGCGGCTGTGCCGATACCCAGACGTATTCACTCTCGCCGAGGGCCCGGGTCCCGCCAAGCTGGAGctgagtgagcgcttacactccccGGAGGAGAGGACGGCGGCGGTGCAGGAAGTGATGGCGGATCTGCAGAGACAGGGGGCGTATCCGTGCCTCCGGGAGTGGAGGGATGAG CTCTATGATGTGAAGCGCCAGTTCTCGGATGCCCCCCTGCTGAGCATGGAACGTGCCGCCACAC CTCTGCTCGGGGTGCCACGTTACGGGGTGCACATTAATGGGGTTCAGCGCAGAGGCTCCCAGACGTTCATGTGGATCGCTCGCCGCTCGATGACCAAACCCACGTACCCGGGGCAACTGGACCACCTG gcAGCCGGGGGCATCGCCGCGGGGCACGGAGTCTGGGCGACTCTGCTGAAGGAATGCACGGAGGAGGCTTGtatcccagaatcccttgctgcCACTGCCAAGCCCGCTGGCACCGTCAG TTACGCCTACCAGCAGGAGGGTGGCATCTACATCGAGTGCCAGTTTGTCTTCGACCTGGAGGTGCCCGACTCCTTCCAACCCAAAGTGGGCGATGGGGAGGTGCAGGAGTTCTACCTGTGGCCGCTGGATCAG GTGAGAGAAGCCATCGCCAGTGACCAATTCAAGCCCAACTGTGCGCTGGTGGTGCTGGATTTCCTGCTGCGCAATGGGCACCTGGACCCGGACAAag AGACCCACTACCCAGCGCTGGTACAGAACCTGCACCGCCCACTCTGA